CGTTCCCCAGGGCACTGCAGCCGCCGCGAGGTTCATTATTTCTGTATCTCTCGCAGGGGAATCATCTTGGTCTTGTGACTCGAGCCTCTTTGATAAGCAGCCAGCCTCCCCGCACTCCCCTCTCACCCGgtctcttactcctcttactccttgtcCTATTCCTACACCTCCCACTCCTTGTCGcccttctcttctacctcttcctcctcctccccctcctcttaccCCGTCGCcgcccactcctcttcctcgcatTGTGTCGCGTGTAACAACTAGTGTGAGCCACGCCGCGGGTAaatcatcccctctctctctctctctctctctggtgcccATAAGAGTGGAAGGCAAGGAGGGCTGCCGCGGGACAAGACACGCCGGAGGATAAAATAGGATGCCGCgagaaaatgaggaacaaagactcgaaagaagaatgagacaaacttgagaataatgatgatgatgatgatgataataataataataacaataataataataatttggcTACAGTTCTCTTATCACTGCTAAATACTAACACTATAATATATTTTATCTACTTCCCTCGATGCAAATAGATAAGAcagcaaaaaaagtaaatgaaacaaacccacatatacacacagacacacagacacatacaccaaacctaacctaaccaacctaacccactcacagacacacagacacacagacaccaaacctaacctaaccaacctaacccacccacagacacacagacacacagacacatacaccaaacctaacctaacctaacctaacccactcacagacacacagacacatacaccaaacctaacctaacctaacttaacttaatctaacccacccacccacagacacacacacacaggccaagACAAGCCAACGTGTTTTCCTAATCTAATCATTTTTGTGGGTAAAAACATGACCTTCAATCCTGCTTCCTGTGCTGTGTCTCATAATTACACCCACGCAAAAacattcccagagagagagagagagagagagagagagagagagagagagagagaatgtttttagTACTTTTCATTGATATTACAGTTTCTTATCCACctattctcactttctctcactaaAAAttttccgtgagagagagagagagagagagagagagagagagagagagagagagagagagagagagagagagagagagagagagagcaatcccAGAATTTCCCATTTCATgagttccctccctcctctccgtcTGCCCGCGCCccaattccttcctattttATGATGCCGTGTGACATTCCAATTCTGACTCTGCCTCTCTGCTTGCCGTGCGGTTACATAAATTCCACCGATGATATGTAAatttggactctctctctctctctctctctctctctctctctctctaggaaaatcttcagagagagagagaaatgtgagaaaaggTGGATAAGAGGTATAACGTCAATGGAAAGTActaaaatatctctctctctctctctctctctctctctctgaaaatcttgaaagacacagaaaagtgaaaaaaatgggtagaaaatgaaatcaaagaaatatattactattttttttctctaaaaatgatagaaaataaaaaaatcaaaactaaatgaagaaaaaaaaatagaaaaaaaaacaagaaaactcaataaaaaaataggaagagaaatctCAAAACCACTGTatcgaaaaaagagagagagaaaaaaaaaaacgaaaaattattaaaacaagattaaaaaaaaaaaaaaaaaatggtagtgaATCTCGTATAATCACCGTCGTTTTCTCCCATAAAGCTTCGTGTCTTGAACAGAAAACGGGGAGTGACATTTCTTGAAGGTGAATCAGGAAAAGACAACTATTTTTCAAGAGTACCTGAGGCGACCACTCACTTTGATTGTCCAGGAGGTAACTAGAGGTACTAACACTATTAATTTGTTGGTAGGGAGGtaattctctcccctctcctccctctctctctttcccctcttcccactctctctattccctctccctctccttgtgtctctctctccaggttttcatattctattctcctccgtgtttccttccttccttccttcttattccttcttataccctccctcctcctcctcctcctcctccttctcctcctcttctcgaaGTCGTGAAGGAActcattactgtgtgtgtgtcgtgctaGAATAAGAGCTAAGGAGGGCTGGAGGagtagaggggaagggaggggaagggaggggaagaaggagtgtCTACCTGTCCTCACAAACCTTAATTGGAAACGACAACATAACACCTGGAGGGCAGGACATTACACCTCATgccccggacacacacacacacacacacacacacacacacacacacacacacacgggaagatTATCATatagtttatttcttctttaaataGCAATGTTTCTAGAGcgcctgtgtgtttgtctctcttctttatctatttgttttatcattttctttttaatgtttttttcttctactttcagTCACACAAACAAAATTATTCACTCGTCTTCTTTTAGcatcaccttaaaaaaaaaatcaccatcacccttcaccaccaccactaccccttaaaaaaaaaaaaaactgcatcattttcaccattttctttcacacatcaCATCAAAAATCACGAACTTACACAAGCATTTCTCCTTCCCCCAGTCCTCCATGCACGCCCGTGGCCACGCACCTCCCTGAGTGTGTCGTGGTGTGAAAAATGTCCTAATTATCCTGAGCCAGATCCGCTGAGGCCCCGCGCAAAGATAATTACCAGGAAGAGACGCCCGCGAGCCTTCCATTCCCGCCCCGATGCCCCGCCGCCCGAGGTGTGGCCCGCCGCCCTTAGAGATCCTTGTTCGGCCAcgcttttcatctctctctctctctgttgaagatttttcgtgagagagagagagagagagagagagagagagagagagagagagagagagagagagagagagagagagagagagagagagagagagagagagagagagagagagagagagagagagagatacagactcaaaaatcaaagagaaaaaaaa
The DNA window shown above is from Portunus trituberculatus isolate SZX2019 chromosome 4, ASM1759143v1, whole genome shotgun sequence and carries:
- the LOC123511050 gene encoding formin-like protein 3, with the translated sequence MWTESFVAGPASPHSPLTRSLTPLTPCPIPTPPTPCRPSLLPLPPPPPPLTPSPPTPLPRIVSRVTTSVSHAAVLHARPWPRTSLSVSWCEKCPNYPEPDPLRPRAKIITRKRRPRAFHSRPDAPPPEVWPAALRDPLLLAALDSRIPFRRHVPAGPEGTNLIHICRRTSGKKCIRITQPSGYTSSPQPHPQPPNAPQPVPLAHSNSPLTRDQRIQCGDPKMIENTHISIP